A section of the Numida meleagris isolate 19003 breed g44 Domestic line chromosome 16, NumMel1.0, whole genome shotgun sequence genome encodes:
- the ADAMTS13 gene encoding A disintegrin and metalloproteinase with thrombospondin motifs 13 isoform X7, with protein sequence MISSLMIRALVMFPLGFCWPSVLQEKFLRALDAEDVFSYFGTSSASDVPEFVVAQPNCPCKEEQIGLCRIQHCSIEAWGEVYAFEFLEDHTLLSSSFVINQVMNSSFSLIKKFSGNCFAGGNLLTPPGAECRVTYCEGQLQGVIVTDEEKIHIRPVRSKDVALLKELGFSSPHILFRSAEKKPARAGRFASRLRKRADGTVKHLELMVVAGPDVYSYHKEDTERYILANLNIGAELLRDASLGAHLRVHLMQMLVLREPEVDVNITSNITSSLISVCEWSKKVNPQNDSDPHHADIVLYVTRFDLELPDGNKELRGVTQLGGVCSSFWSCVITQDTGFDLGVTIAHEIGHSLGIPHDGEGNQCSSSGYIMGSAGNHNSVDLVWSQCSREEFLAFVSTGQTNCLNDLPDMDGSIPGWKPGVYYGADEQCKIAFGSVATACTFADSNVDICKVLSCHVQPGDKSSCTRLLVPLLDGTECGINKWCSKGQCSSLKELDPMAVVHGQWSSWSPLSSCSRSCGGGVRIRQRFCNNPRPAFGGKECQGAGIQVEMCNTQACLMTQLEFMAEQCAATNLKPLYLTVGVPSFYTWTSAVGFAKGDMQCKHMCRAIEEEFMVSREDSFIDGTRCEPDNSEHGTFNLCVAGSCRAFGCDGQMDSKKIMDSCKVCGGDNTTCMQVSGSYTEGKAKEYVTFLSLPHNTTLVHVINQRPLFTHLAVKVKGEYVVAGKGKISLNVTYPSLLEDRQIKYEVFLTKDNLPSLEEIHVDGPTQEEIEIQVYRRYAKEYGDATNPDITFSYFVPKENLTYRWIPQQGPCSVTCGGGTRPVNHVCFDQTKNEITENQLCLELLQPLPGYEPCAVEPCLYRWKISQTDECSAVCGSGVAQQNLTCVQFHNGLETVVDDSLCPAQEKPPSTVPCVVNICPLGWDKEEDMDLLQAPESLGHIQLENQSVYVWSPLAGECSVSCGRGKTQIQYVCVAFDTKEKTQEENCHPVAKPESRMEDCNLSPCPPRWHYKMGSCSVSCGGGVMQKVLYCARETREKEEEIVADTQCDGLPRPEEQEPCNLEPCPPRWKVTPGGPCSSSCGLGLSVQLVTCVQIHQGKEILLEQHLCPVSEKPLTTIPCVVRMCSYEWSFSEWTEVMKLKNWKVKW encoded by the exons ATGATCAGCAGTCTGATGATCCGAGCGCTCGTGATGTTCCCTCTGGGGTTTTGCTGGCCATCCGTCCTCCAAGAG AAATTTCTCAGAGCTTTGGATGCAGAAgatgttttctcttattttggAACCAGCTCAGCCTCTGATG TACCCGAGTTTGTTGTTGCTCAGCCAAATTGCCCTTGTAAAGAAGAGCAGATTGGGCTATGTCGGATCCAGCACTGCTCTATTGAGGCTTGGGGAGAAGTGTACGCCTTTGAATTTCTGGAGGACCatactcttctttcttcttcctttgtgaTCAATCAAGTCATGAACTCTTCCTTTAGCTTAATAAAGAAATTCTCAGGCAACTGCTTTGCAGGTGGAAATCTATTGACACCTCCTGGGGCTGAGTGTAGAGTCACTTACTGTGAAGGGCAGCTG CAAGGAGTCATTgttacagatgaagaaaagattCATATCAGGCCTGtcagaagcaaagatgtggCCCTGCTGAAGGAGCTTGGCTTCTCCAGTCCCCACATTCTcttcagaagtgctgaaaaaaaaccagcaagag CAGGGCGCTTTGCTTCTCGCCTACGGAAGAGGGCTGATGGAACTGTCAAACATCTGGAGCTGATGGTTGTAGCAGGTCCTGATGTTTACTCGTACCACAAAGAGGACACGGAGCGATATATTCTTGCCAACCTCAACATT GGGGCAGAACTGCTGCGAGATGCCTCACTGGGTGCTCATTTAAGGGTTCATTTGATGCAAATGCTTGTTTTGAGAGAGCCTGAG GTGGATGTAAACATCACATCAAATATCACCTCCTCGCTGATCAGTGTTTGTGAGTGGAGCAAGAAGGTCAACCCCCAGAATGACTCTGATCCCCACCATGCTGACATTGTCCTGTATGTGACCAG GTTTGACCTGGAGTTACCTGATGGGAACAAGGAGCTACGTGGAGTGACTCAGTTAGGTGGAGTCTGCTCCTCCTTCTGGAGCTGTGTTATTACTCAGGACACCGGCTTTGACTTGGGAGTCACCATAGCCCATGAGATTGGTCACAG TCTTGGCATCCCCCATGATGGTGAGGGGAatcagtgcagcagcagtggttaCATCATGGGTTCAGCAGGAAACCACAATAGTGTTGACCTTGTCTGGTCACAGTGTAGCCGAGAAGAATTCCTGGCCTTTGTCAG CACAGGCCAAACAAACTGCTTAAATGACCTGCCGGACATGGACGGCAGCATCCCTGGATGGAAGCCTGGCGTGTACTATGGAGCAGATGAGCAATGTAAAATAGCCTTCGGGAGTGTTGCAACTGCGTGCACCTTTGCTGACAGCAATGTT GATATATGTAAAGTTCTCTCATGCCATGTACAACCAGGAGACAAATCCAGCTGTACTCGGCTTCTTGTTCCCCTCTTGGATGGTACTGAGTGTGGCATCAATAAG TGGTGCTCCAAGGGACAGTGCAGCTCTCTGAAAGAACTGGACCCCATGGCTGTAGTCCATGGGCAGTGGTCCAGCTGGAGCCCGTTGTCCTCCTGCTCCCGCAGCTGTGGAGGTGGAGTTCGGATAAGGCAGCGGTTCTGTAACAACCCCAG GCCTGCTTTTGGAGGGAAGGAGTGCCAGGGTGCCGGCATTCAAGTGGAGATGTGCAATACTCAG GCCTGTTTGATGACCCAGCTTGAGTTTATGGCTGAGCAGTGTGCAGCAACAAATTTAAAGCCACTGTATCTCACTGTAGGAGTGCCATCCTTTTACACCTGGACTTCTGCTGTTGGCTTTGCCAAAG GGGACATGCAGTGCAAGCACATGTGCAGAGCCATTGAAGAAGAATTCATGGTAAGCCGTGAGGACAGTTTCATAGATGGAACCAGATGTGAGCCTGATAACTCTGAGCATGGGACTTTCAATCTGTGCGTAGCGGGAAGCTGCAGA GCATTCGGGTGTGATGGCCAGATGGACTCCAAGAAGATAATGGACTCTTGCAAGGTCTGTGGGGGTGATAATACCACTTGCATGCAAGTGAGTGGATCttacacagaaggaaaagctaaaG AGTATGTTACATTTTTGTCCCTGCCTCATAACACCACCCTAGTCCATGTTATCAATCAGAGACCACTCTTCACACATTTGG CTGTGAAGGTTAAAGGTGAATATGTGGTtgctggaaagggaaaaatctcATTGAATGTCACCTATCCGTCACTTCTGGAGGACAGACAGATCAAATATGAAGTATTTCTCACCAAGGACAACCTGCCAAGCCTGGAGGAAATCCATGTGGATGGGCCAACCcaagaagaaattgaaatacAG GTTTATAGAAGGTATGCAAAAGAATATGGCGATGCCACCAACCCAGACATCACCTTCAGCTACTTTGTGCCAAAAGAGAATCTGACGTATAGGTGGATTCCTCAGCAGGGGCCATGTTCAGTGACCTGTGGAGGAG GTACACGACCAGTGAACCATGTGTGCTTTGATCAGACAAAgaatgaaataacagaaaatcagCTGTGTCTGGAACTCCTACAACCCCTTCCAGGGTATGAACCCTGTGCCGTGGAACCATGCCTGTACAG GTGGAAGATATCTCAGACAGATGAATGTTCTGCTGTCTGTGGAAGCGGTGTTGCCCAGCAGAATCTGACCTGTGTTCAGTTTCATAATGGATTGGAGACTGTTGTGGATGACAGCTTATGTCCTGCACAAGAAAAACCCCCCTCCACTGTGCCGTGTGTAGTTAATATCTGCCCTTTGGGATGGGACAAA GAGGAAGACATGGACTTGCTTCAGGCTCCAGAGTCACTTGGACATATCCAACTGGAAAATCAGAGTGTTTATGTCTGGAGCCCTCTAGCTGGAGAGTGTTCAGTGTCCTGTGGTAGAG GTAAGACTCAGATACAGTATGTTTGTGTGGCTTTTGACACCAAAGAAAAAACccaagaagaaaactgtcatCCAGTGGCAAAGCCAGAGAGCAGGATGGAAGACTGCAATCTCAGTCCCTGCCCGCCAAG GTGGCATTACAAAATGGGCTCATGCAGTGTAAGCTGTGGAGGAGGTGTGATGCAGAAGGTCCTCTACTGTGCAAGGGAAAccagggagaaggaggaagagattgTGGCAGACACCCAGTGTGATGGTTTGCCTCGTCCAGAGGAGCAGGAACCGTGTAACTTGGAGCCATGCCCCCCAAG ATGGAAGGTAACCCCGGGTGGCCCCTGTTCCTCCAGCTGTGGGCTTGGCTTATCAGTTCAGCTGGTCACCTGTGTGCAGATTCACCAAGGCAAAGAGATTTTGCTGGAGCAGCATTTATGTCCTGTATCAGAGAAGCCCCTTACCACCATTCCCTGTGTCGTCCGAATGTGCTCTTACGAATGGAGCTTCAGCGAATGGACAGAG GTGATGAAACTAAAGAACTGGAAAGTCAAGTGGTAG
- the ADAMTS13 gene encoding A disintegrin and metalloproteinase with thrombospondin motifs 13 isoform X1, translated as MISSLMIRALVMFPLGFCWPSVLQEKFLRALDAEDVFSYFGTSSASDVPEFVVAQPNCPCKEEQIGLCRIQHCSIEAWGEVYAFEFLEDHTLLSSSFVINQVMNSSFSLIKKFSGNCFAGGNLLTPPGAECRVTYCEGQLQGVIVTDEEKIHIRPVRSKDVALLKELGFSSPHILFRSAEKKPARAGRFASRLRKRADGTVKHLELMVVAGPDVYSYHKEDTERYILANLNIGAELLRDASLGAHLRVHLMQMLVLREPEVDVNITSNITSSLISVCEWSKKVNPQNDSDPHHADIVLYVTRFDLELPDGNKELRGVTQLGGVCSSFWSCVITQDTGFDLGVTIAHEIGHSLGIPHDGEGNQCSSSGYIMGSAGNHNSVDLVWSQCSREEFLAFVSTGQTNCLNDLPDMDGSIPGWKPGVYYGADEQCKIAFGSVATACTFADSNVDICKVLSCHVQPGDKSSCTRLLVPLLDGTECGINKWCSKGQCSSLKELDPMAVVHGQWSSWSPLSSCSRSCGGGVRIRQRFCNNPRPAFGGKECQGAGIQVEMCNTQACLMTQLEFMAEQCAATNLKPLYLTVGVPSFYTWTSAVGFAKGDMQCKHMCRAIEEEFMVSREDSFIDGTRCEPDNSEHGTFNLCVAGSCRAFGCDGQMDSKKIMDSCKVCGGDNTTCMQVSGSYTEGKAKEYVTFLSLPHNTTLVHVINQRPLFTHLAVKVKGEYVVAGKGKISLNVTYPSLLEDRQIKYEVFLTKDNLPSLEEIHVDGPTQEEIEIQVYRRYAKEYGDATNPDITFSYFVPKENLTYRWIPQQGPCSVTCGGGTRPVNHVCFDQTKNEITENQLCLELLQPLPGYEPCAVEPCLYRWKISQTDECSAVCGSGVAQQNLTCVQFHNGLETVVDDSLCPAQEKPPSTVPCVVNICPLGWDKEEDMDLLQAPESLGHIQLENQSVYVWSPLAGECSVSCGRGKTQIQYVCVAFDTKEKTQEENCHPVAKPESRMEDCNLSPCPPRWHYKMGSCSVSCGGGVMQKVLYCARETREKEEEIVADTQCDGLPRPEEQEPCNLEPCPPRWKVTPGGPCSSSCGLGLSVQLVTCVQIHQGKEILLEQHLCPVSEKPLTTIPCVVRMCSYEWSFSEWTECSTSCGNGVQTRHDFCLNRLTHKHVNPIFCRRFPKAIVLRGCYAGPCPEQEVGTRLHGAELQAVTPATHLMTVANAKGARYKVLDLPPSAVPAVPQEQAKETSEGVCGKLFLNTSGVINMTGVESSDCTVAIGRPLGEEITINVLESSLNCSAGEVVLFSGRMMWRTGCRKLVLSLINSRTNTLIVKQRVLLPGNGVVLQYNSRNATKKYYQECDKQLFGPRGEIVNPMQSPGQRQEVVCRTFINVAPQHRVAIRGLYVDQSHESNQTHFNYILIRDVSTMKTMVFRGKQQFFWQSTGSQAEIEFHENVKDHQSSFWAEYHAAEPK; from the exons ATGATCAGCAGTCTGATGATCCGAGCGCTCGTGATGTTCCCTCTGGGGTTTTGCTGGCCATCCGTCCTCCAAGAG AAATTTCTCAGAGCTTTGGATGCAGAAgatgttttctcttattttggAACCAGCTCAGCCTCTGATG TACCCGAGTTTGTTGTTGCTCAGCCAAATTGCCCTTGTAAAGAAGAGCAGATTGGGCTATGTCGGATCCAGCACTGCTCTATTGAGGCTTGGGGAGAAGTGTACGCCTTTGAATTTCTGGAGGACCatactcttctttcttcttcctttgtgaTCAATCAAGTCATGAACTCTTCCTTTAGCTTAATAAAGAAATTCTCAGGCAACTGCTTTGCAGGTGGAAATCTATTGACACCTCCTGGGGCTGAGTGTAGAGTCACTTACTGTGAAGGGCAGCTG CAAGGAGTCATTgttacagatgaagaaaagattCATATCAGGCCTGtcagaagcaaagatgtggCCCTGCTGAAGGAGCTTGGCTTCTCCAGTCCCCACATTCTcttcagaagtgctgaaaaaaaaccagcaagag CAGGGCGCTTTGCTTCTCGCCTACGGAAGAGGGCTGATGGAACTGTCAAACATCTGGAGCTGATGGTTGTAGCAGGTCCTGATGTTTACTCGTACCACAAAGAGGACACGGAGCGATATATTCTTGCCAACCTCAACATT GGGGCAGAACTGCTGCGAGATGCCTCACTGGGTGCTCATTTAAGGGTTCATTTGATGCAAATGCTTGTTTTGAGAGAGCCTGAG GTGGATGTAAACATCACATCAAATATCACCTCCTCGCTGATCAGTGTTTGTGAGTGGAGCAAGAAGGTCAACCCCCAGAATGACTCTGATCCCCACCATGCTGACATTGTCCTGTATGTGACCAG GTTTGACCTGGAGTTACCTGATGGGAACAAGGAGCTACGTGGAGTGACTCAGTTAGGTGGAGTCTGCTCCTCCTTCTGGAGCTGTGTTATTACTCAGGACACCGGCTTTGACTTGGGAGTCACCATAGCCCATGAGATTGGTCACAG TCTTGGCATCCCCCATGATGGTGAGGGGAatcagtgcagcagcagtggttaCATCATGGGTTCAGCAGGAAACCACAATAGTGTTGACCTTGTCTGGTCACAGTGTAGCCGAGAAGAATTCCTGGCCTTTGTCAG CACAGGCCAAACAAACTGCTTAAATGACCTGCCGGACATGGACGGCAGCATCCCTGGATGGAAGCCTGGCGTGTACTATGGAGCAGATGAGCAATGTAAAATAGCCTTCGGGAGTGTTGCAACTGCGTGCACCTTTGCTGACAGCAATGTT GATATATGTAAAGTTCTCTCATGCCATGTACAACCAGGAGACAAATCCAGCTGTACTCGGCTTCTTGTTCCCCTCTTGGATGGTACTGAGTGTGGCATCAATAAG TGGTGCTCCAAGGGACAGTGCAGCTCTCTGAAAGAACTGGACCCCATGGCTGTAGTCCATGGGCAGTGGTCCAGCTGGAGCCCGTTGTCCTCCTGCTCCCGCAGCTGTGGAGGTGGAGTTCGGATAAGGCAGCGGTTCTGTAACAACCCCAG GCCTGCTTTTGGAGGGAAGGAGTGCCAGGGTGCCGGCATTCAAGTGGAGATGTGCAATACTCAG GCCTGTTTGATGACCCAGCTTGAGTTTATGGCTGAGCAGTGTGCAGCAACAAATTTAAAGCCACTGTATCTCACTGTAGGAGTGCCATCCTTTTACACCTGGACTTCTGCTGTTGGCTTTGCCAAAG GGGACATGCAGTGCAAGCACATGTGCAGAGCCATTGAAGAAGAATTCATGGTAAGCCGTGAGGACAGTTTCATAGATGGAACCAGATGTGAGCCTGATAACTCTGAGCATGGGACTTTCAATCTGTGCGTAGCGGGAAGCTGCAGA GCATTCGGGTGTGATGGCCAGATGGACTCCAAGAAGATAATGGACTCTTGCAAGGTCTGTGGGGGTGATAATACCACTTGCATGCAAGTGAGTGGATCttacacagaaggaaaagctaaaG AGTATGTTACATTTTTGTCCCTGCCTCATAACACCACCCTAGTCCATGTTATCAATCAGAGACCACTCTTCACACATTTGG CTGTGAAGGTTAAAGGTGAATATGTGGTtgctggaaagggaaaaatctcATTGAATGTCACCTATCCGTCACTTCTGGAGGACAGACAGATCAAATATGAAGTATTTCTCACCAAGGACAACCTGCCAAGCCTGGAGGAAATCCATGTGGATGGGCCAACCcaagaagaaattgaaatacAG GTTTATAGAAGGTATGCAAAAGAATATGGCGATGCCACCAACCCAGACATCACCTTCAGCTACTTTGTGCCAAAAGAGAATCTGACGTATAGGTGGATTCCTCAGCAGGGGCCATGTTCAGTGACCTGTGGAGGAG GTACACGACCAGTGAACCATGTGTGCTTTGATCAGACAAAgaatgaaataacagaaaatcagCTGTGTCTGGAACTCCTACAACCCCTTCCAGGGTATGAACCCTGTGCCGTGGAACCATGCCTGTACAG GTGGAAGATATCTCAGACAGATGAATGTTCTGCTGTCTGTGGAAGCGGTGTTGCCCAGCAGAATCTGACCTGTGTTCAGTTTCATAATGGATTGGAGACTGTTGTGGATGACAGCTTATGTCCTGCACAAGAAAAACCCCCCTCCACTGTGCCGTGTGTAGTTAATATCTGCCCTTTGGGATGGGACAAA GAGGAAGACATGGACTTGCTTCAGGCTCCAGAGTCACTTGGACATATCCAACTGGAAAATCAGAGTGTTTATGTCTGGAGCCCTCTAGCTGGAGAGTGTTCAGTGTCCTGTGGTAGAG GTAAGACTCAGATACAGTATGTTTGTGTGGCTTTTGACACCAAAGAAAAAACccaagaagaaaactgtcatCCAGTGGCAAAGCCAGAGAGCAGGATGGAAGACTGCAATCTCAGTCCCTGCCCGCCAAG GTGGCATTACAAAATGGGCTCATGCAGTGTAAGCTGTGGAGGAGGTGTGATGCAGAAGGTCCTCTACTGTGCAAGGGAAAccagggagaaggaggaagagattgTGGCAGACACCCAGTGTGATGGTTTGCCTCGTCCAGAGGAGCAGGAACCGTGTAACTTGGAGCCATGCCCCCCAAG ATGGAAGGTAACCCCGGGTGGCCCCTGTTCCTCCAGCTGTGGGCTTGGCTTATCAGTTCAGCTGGTCACCTGTGTGCAGATTCACCAAGGCAAAGAGATTTTGCTGGAGCAGCATTTATGTCCTGTATCAGAGAAGCCCCTTACCACCATTCCCTGTGTCGTCCGAATGTGCTCTTACGAATGGAGCTTCAGCGAATGGACAGAG tgtTCAACTTCGTGTGGGAATGGTGTTCAGACACGGCATGATTTCTGCCTCAACCGGCTAACTCATAAGCACGTGAACCCCATCTTCTGCAGGCGCTTCCCCAAGGCCATTGTGCTGCGTGGCTGCTATGCAGGGCCCTGTCCTGAGCAGGAGGTGGGCACCAGGTTGCATGGAGCAGAACTGCAGGCAGTGACACCAGCCACGCATCTGATGACAGTTGCAAATGCTAAAGGGGCAAGATACAAAGTCCTGGatcttcctccttctgctgtGCCAGCTGTCCCTCAGGAACAGGCAAAGGAGACCAGTGAAG GTGTCTGTGGAAAGCTCTTTCTTAATACCAGTGGGGTCATCAACATGACAGGTGTAGAGAGCAGTGACTGCACTGTTGCTATTGGGCGTCCTTTAGGAGAGGAGATCACAATCAATGTTCTGGAGAGCTCCCTCAACTGCAGTGCAG GTGAGGTTGTGCTGTTTTCTGGACGAATGATGTGGCGgacaggctgcaggaagctggtTTTGTCTCTGATAAATTCCAGAACAAATACATTGA